Below is a genomic region from Triticum dicoccoides isolate Atlit2015 ecotype Zavitan chromosome 5A, WEW_v2.0, whole genome shotgun sequence.
acaaggaaaattatgccaagcacttgcgtttggtgctcgataagctcagtgaacatcagttctatgccaagttctcaaagtgcgagttttggctcgatgagattctctatcttgggcatatcatctctgccaagggcgtagcggtgaatcctgagaaggtgtctgcaattgtgaattgggaaccacctcagaacgtgaagcaactccgcagcttccttggcctcgcaagctactgccgaaggttcattgagaacttttcaaagatcgtgaagcctctttcaaaccttctctagaagcacgtcaagtatgtttggtctccggaatgtgacatcgctttcaacactttgaaagagaaattggtcactgctccagttcttactcctcctgatgaatccaaaccgttcgaggtcttctgcgatgcctctcttcaagttcttggtgcagtgttgatgcaagagaagaaagttgtggcttatacctctcgctagttgaagcccagcgagaagaactaccccactcatgaccttgagttggtggcagttgtgcatgctctattgacttggagacatctcttattgggaagaaaagtggacatcttcactgaccacaagagtctcaagtacatcttcactcagcctaatctcaacctcaggcagactcgttgggtcgaaatgattcaagagtataatccgagtatcgagtatactccaggcaaggccaatgtgattgctgacactttgagcaggaaggcttattgcaacagtctgattatcaagccttaccaacccgagctttgtgaagctttccgcagactcaatctgcaagttgttcctcaaggtttccttgccaaccttcaagtctctcctactttggaagatcagattcgcgaggctcaacttcttgatgctatggtgaagaaggtgaagattgtgattgccaagagtcaacccaagtacaagtgccaccgccttgatgacaaggatactctctttttcgaggatcgtattgttgtgcccaaaggtgaccttcgtaaagttatcatgaatgaggctcacaattcactcctctccatccatcctgggagtacgaagatgtatcaggacctcaaacaggcttattggtggactcgaatgaagcgcgagattgctcagttcgtgaatgaatgtgatgtctgcagaagagtgaaggcagaacaccaacgaccagctggtctcctccaacctcttgccattccagaatggaagtttgaccacattgagatggacttcgtgactgggtttccaaagtccaaacgtggcaatgatgctatattcgttgtcatcgacaaactcactaaagtggctcactttctgcctatcaaagagtctatcactacagctcaattggcggagttttatacctctcggattgtctcgctgcatggcattccacaggtgatctctttagaccgtggtagcatctttacctccaagttttgggattcttttcagaaggccatgggcaccaatatccgcttcagcacagctttccatcctcaaactagcggtcaagtcgagcgtgtcaatcagattcttgaagatatgctcagggcttgcgttatctctttcggcatgaagtgggaagattgtcttccatatgtcgaattctcctacaacaatagttttcaagcaagttcgggcaaggccccattcgaaattatgtatggcaggaagtgtcgtactcctcttaactggtcagaaaccggtgaacgtcaacttctgaaaaatgacttgatcacagaggcagaggagatgtgcaaagtcattcgtgataacctcaaagtagcGCAATCgcgcagaagagctactatgatagtaagcatcgtgatttggccttcgagatcggagatcatgtttacctccgcgtctctccaatgaaaggtactcgtcgcttcggtatcaaagggaagcttgcccctagatacgtgggtcctttcaagatcgttagcaagagaggcgatctcgcctatcaactcgagcttccttcaaactttgcaaatgtgcacgacgtgttccatgtctcttagctccgcaagtgcttcaagactcctgatcgcaccgtcaacttcgaagacattgatctccaagaagatctctcttatcgtgagcaccccgttgctattcttgaagagactgaacacaagactcgcaataagtcaatcaaattcctcaaagtcaagtggtcgcaccattccgagcgtgaagccacctgggaacgcgaggatcacctccgttctgagtacccggcgttcttccagtcctagatctcgggacgagatcctttcgtagtggtggagtgttgtaacaccccggatgtaatttaccttatatgtatcccaactcttgctgtttcaagCGCTAAGTTATttaatttcctcgggttcgggtttttgtctccgtgtgttgttgtcgttgtcatgcatctcatatcatgtcatcatgtgcattgcatttgcatacgtgttcgtctcatgtatccaagcattttccccgttgtccgttttgcattccggcgctcctatctcctccggtggtcctttctaccttcttttcgtgtgtgggggttaaacatttccggattggaccgagacttgccatgcggccttggtttactaccggtagcccgcctatcaagtttcgtaccatttggacttcctttgatgctccaacggttaaccgagggatcaagaaggcctcgtgtgtgttgcagcccaacacccttccattttggcccaaaacccacctaaaccctctccatcatctagagcattcgatcacgatcgcgtggccgcaaaccgcacctcatttggactctcctagctcctcttatgcctatatatagacccccctccgaaattcccggATCCCCTCCTTTCCAAATCCTAaaaatcgccccgccgccgccggacatgtccgtcgcctAATCAGACacatctccgccgccgcccgcagccaaccgggggccaccacgtggcgcgccgccacccgccgccacgccggcccgcgcggcccgctgCGAGCCCCCGTGGCCCGAAGGAGCGCGCCGCCCCGCACCCGCTTCTTCCTCTCGAGCGCCGCTCGCGCCCGAAgcagcctcgccgcgccgccgtcatcgtccgGTCGCTGGCGCCACCTCCGCCCCGATGTCGCGCCACCTCCACCGCCCggtcgccgccgcaccttgccgcgccggcgccgccacctcgccgcctgaGGAGCTCCGGCCGGCGCCCTCCTCACCAAGTcccccgacgaactccggcgagcgccAAGTCCGGCGAGTTCTTCCTCAACCCCGGCGAACCTCGTTTCCCGTGCTGCTACAGTGATCTCAGATCTAGATCCGGACGGTTGACTTtttatccccgaaaccctagatattgtgcatttttcatcatgccgtaactccgcatccgtaactccgttttgggcgtgtaacatatcaaaatgttcgcctcagagagcacatcattccatctcattgcatcattttcatttgagctcatcttgatgcccgaaatgctgttggacaagagctatttgagataattgtcagatctgctgcatcaattagctatttgtcatttttgccatgattaatgtgtgcatgatatgctcctgagctctacatgagttttgttatatgctttgcaatctttacaaaggtgcttaccatgtatttttgtgatatgtgtgatgactagtacaagcttgcaaagtagtgcattcgttaatgctgatttcagggacttagaatttcactaagtccttgatctgtttttatcaatatgccatatattcatgttgtttcctagtgatccgtgcctcttttgaggatgatcaataaggatgatttgttaatattgtggtgctatatccatccatgtctttgtttgcaattatggagcaccctagcttgagtcaatcgagctctacttttgctatttcgtgaatcctggcagattgtttacttgttagcgattttgccgaggatgttgttgttgatccgtgcatgctatgttgttgttcttgtcatgtctagattatataatatgtattcttgttgggtgtatgcttagattatcatgccatgctctgtagtgactgcatcgagctcgtgaacatgcctactcgttaacatatttgcatgctccagtttttcactaagtgtgtaacctgattatgtttttgccatgttcacacgcttgcaattgtattttctgatcccttttggctcaaggtcactaagggatttttgttaagtgctttgagtagcttcatgtcatgccttgctttgccatgttaagtttctgtagcatatagttttcgtgctccaaagtgtgctacctgatctgaaattccatacttgtgttaatttcactaagtctgaaacttgtttatcatttgcacttttgccatgcttgtttgaacctgttaatggatgaattggccgtagctcagtgttcatcttttgtcaagcattatgagtggatcccttccatgtatttttttgccatgtttgagtgttgtagcataattaacttaatgcatttagatggctacttgctgtttatcgcagaccgatgccatatttgttttgcttgtcatttccaaaccgtgcatccgattccggtgatctttatatggatttcaaccaaaatcacctcacctttccagtggcactcttggatttccaagttgaggccaggttcaatcattccttgtcaaatcttgcatatgcatcacgtgttgcatcccgcatagcataccatgtttgcatcatgttgtttgagctttgcacgtggttgattgtgttccttttgcttgtttgtcttgtttgggtagagccgtgagacgagttcactaacgaggagcccgttgagtttgctttcgaggatctagtcaactctgacaactttgcaggcaagatgatcataccctcgaaatcacttctatctttgcttgctagatgctcgctcttttgctatgcctatgctacgatgcctaccacttgcttatcatgcctcccaaattgccatgtcaaacctctaacccaccatgtcctagcaaaccgttgattggctatgttaccgctttgctcagcccctcttatagcgttgctagttgcaggtgaagattggagaccgttccttgttggaacattgtttttttgttgggatatcattatattatcttgttatcttaaatgcatctatatacttggtaaagggtgaaaggctcggccttttgcctagtgttttgttccactcttgccgccctagtttccgtcatatcggtgttatgttcccgaattttgcgttccttacgcggttgggtgataatgggaaccccttgacaattcgccttgaataaaactcctccagcaatcccaaccttggttttatcatttgccacctagcctctttttcccttgggtttccggagcccgagggtcatcttgatTTAAACCCCCCCctgggtcagtgctcctctgagtgttggtccgaccgagcagactgcggggccacctcggggaaacttgaggtttggttttattcgtaggatgtctcatctgagtgtgccctgagaacgagatatgtgcagctcctatcgggatttgtcggcacatttgggcggtgttgctggacttgttttatctttgtcgaagttgtcttgtagaaccgggataccgagtctgatcggaatgtctcgggagaaggtttatccttcgttgaccgtgagagcttgtgatgggctaagttgggactcccctgcagggatttgaactttcgaaagccatgcccgcggttatgggcagatgggaatttgctaatgtccgattgtagataacttgaaccttaacttaattaaaatgattcaaccgcgtgtgttaccgtgatggtctcttctcggcggagtccgggaagtgaacacggtgttggagtaatgtttgccgtaggttgttctctagttcttcgttcatgttttgccttctcttctcgctctcttttgcgaatgggttagccaccatatatgctagtcgcttgctgcagctccacatattactttgccttacctataagcttaaatagtcttgatcgcgaggatgcgagattgctgagtccccgtggctcacagattccttccaaaccagatgcagggcccgatgactccgttccagatgatgcgcttgagctcaagtgggagttcgacgaagactcacgccgttactatgtgtctttccctgatgatcagtagtggtgcccagttggggcgatcgggaccgtatcgcatgttggggttgatcttttattttggtaccgtagtcggaccatgagtgtattggatgattgtaatgttatttatgtactttgtgtgacgtggcgagtgtaagccaacgatGTACCTTTTCCCCCCCTATTATCTATTATATGGGTTGttatgaagattaccttacttgcgacattgctttcaatgcggttatgcctctaagtcgtgcttcgacacgtaggagatatagccgcatcgagggtgttagacCACACCCCATCCCTCTCTACCACCAGTCTGTAGAGCCATTTGCTATGTAAACACCTAGTTTTCACTTTCAGATTCTCGATACCCAAGCCACCTTGGTCCTTCGGGCTACAAATAATGTCCCATTTGGCCAACCTATACTTAGTTTTGTTTTCATCAATTTGCCAGAAAAATCGAGATCGATATAATTCCAATCTTTTCCGTACCCCTATAGGTACCTCAAAGAAAAGCTAGTTCGAGGTGGCAGCGGTTGCTGGGAAAGACGTCTTTGGACCTGGTGGTTGATGTGTAGGGGAGGGTGTGAGGGGAGTTGGGGAAACCTTGTCTCGGCTTCGTGCCATGAGCAGCGGCAATGACACCTCTGGGCGTTGTAATCCTTGTCGGGGGAGCTGCATCATTGTTCCTCTCCTCCGCTCATGGTCTTTGCTTTGGGGGAAACCCATGCTCCCCTTCTGGGATAGAAAATGGCAGCGATTACTTCATCATTGACCTTCATGGAGACATTGTCTTGGAGCTAACTCGATCACCATAGCCAGAGCAGCTTGTTTGGCGTTGCTTCAAAGTGAGGTCTATGGATAGCGACTTCAGGCAAATGGCATGGATCTCAGCGGCGATAGTGATTTTTCTGGCTAGGCCGCAGTCTCTGTGTAAGACGCCGGTTAGGCCGCAGTTCAAAAATCTCATTCCCCCTTTGGGTTATTGAACGTCCAAAAATCTTATTCCCCCGTTGGGTTAGCGTAGACTGGAAAGGGGTGGCATTACCACCGACGTTAGATATAAAATCTACGGTGGAGATTGCACCCTAGGACCAACCCCAGGCGGTTGGACTAGCCAAGAACCCTAACCAAAAAAATCCCCaccttcttcccctccaaatctcCCAATCCGCTGCCCCTTCGAGAAATTCTGCCCAAGATTCCGCACGAGTACCGCCGGTTCCCTCcagcgaggggaggggaggggtccGACCcatctcggcggcggcggcggcggcggcggcggcgagtcggGGAAGATGAATCCCCTGACGCAGGTGAAGCGGACGCAGGTGATAAACCAGAAGGAGGCGGCGCTGGGCCTCAGCGAGGACGCCTCGTGGCACGCCAAGTTCAGGGGCTCCGCCTACGTCTTCGTCGGCGGCGTCCCCTTCGACCTCACCGAGGgcgacctcctcgccgtcttcgcgCAGTGAGTATCAGACCGCACCCCCCGACCTAGATTTTCCGCCCGTTCCCCCCTCCCGACGGATTTGGCAGGGTTCTGACCGGCTCCCGATCTCCTCTCTCAGGTACGGCGAGGTGGTCGACGTGAACCTCGTGCGCGACAAGGCCACCGGCAAGTCCAAGGGCTTCGCGTTCGTCGCGTATGAGGACCAGAGGAGCACGGTTCTTGCCGTCGGTGAGGCCCCTTTCCCCTTTCCTACCAGGCCGCTTCTGTGTGTGATTCCGAATGGTGCTTTGCTGAACTGCTAATGTTTGTTTCGCTTCGTCTCGGCTGCGTAGATAATTTGAATGGGGCTAAGGTTCTTGGGAGGATCATCAGGGTTGACCATGTGGAGAAGtacaagaagaaggaggaggaggacgaggaggagctgcAGAAGAAGAGGGAGGAGCGCGGCGTGTGCTATGCTTTCCAGAAAGGCGAGTGCAACCGTGGAGATGCCTGCAAATATTCCCATGATGAACAGGTATCTATCCTGCTTCTCAAATTTTCAAATTGTTATTCAATTTTTTTTTGCTAGCAATACACACAACCTATTCACCATCGTGCTCGCagtgattttttttttttgactgaacACTGTGAGGCAAAAAGACCCACAGCCATTTATTAGAAAAACAGAGCACCAAGGTCTTGCAGAAATAAAACACTAACTAGACTATCTAGACTATCTAGACTAACTAGACTAACTAGGCTATCTAGAATAGTTACAAGGACAACAGAGTCTGTTGCCTAATTGCAGCAGGACTATATACAAATAAATACAACCAGGGTTCATGGCAGGGTACTGGTCCAGTGTAAAAGCAAGGGCTTTACTGCTTATTCGTTAGGAATGCACACAAGCGATTCACAACCTGCCTCGTAGTAATTTGCACGAGAGAAGTTCTTTCACGatagtgtcaaaaacgtcttatatcaagttacggagggagtagaaaattagTTCCTGACAGTTCACTCCAATCGTCTGTGAAATAACAGTCTGTGGTAATAATGTACACCTGCATTTCTCAAGATAAAGATATGCTGGAAACTTATACTTGTACAGTAAGGCCTTTACATTTGTTGTGGTCATCATTTTACTTCAGTCAAATGACCTTATAACCTTCCAAAGCATATGTTGCAGAATTCAATGAAAGAATGGGGTGAACGACCAGTAGTTGTTGCAAGTACATGCTCCATTTATGCCATTGTTGACTTGTTCTAGGTTTGGTTACATGCTATAGATTATTTACTTTCGGACAATTTTATTGTTATTTCCGCAATAGTTATCTGCTTCTCCAAATGCACAAACCAATCACTAATATTGGATTACAAATGTGTTATTATAATGTTACTTGGCTGGAAACATTTGCCCTTTGTACTAGGCCCTATAGTTTATCGGTAACCTTCTTAAGTACTTCCACTGAACCGTCATGATTGCCAACTAATTCTGGTGTTCATGGTTATATTTCAGAGAAATGCAAACACTGGTTGGGGTTCTAAGGAGGATGACCCAAAATGGGAGCATGACAGGCACCGTGGTCCACAAAATAAGGGGGAATCCCGTGGCATCTGCTATGCTTTCCAGAAAGGCGAATGCAGTCGGGGAGATTCCTGCAGATTTTCGCATGATGAGCAGGTAGCTGTCCAGGGCCGTGGCGTCTGCTACGCTTTCCAGAAAGGCGAGTGCAGTCGCAGAGCTTCCTGCAGATTTTCACATGATGAGCAGGTAACTGTCCTGCTTGTGCATCTACCAAGTAGTTATATAGGAGAGCACACATGGCAACAGACTACATAGTTTGTGTTAATTTCCACGATAAGTTTTCTCGCAATATGAACGTGTTATATTGCCAGTTTAGTTATTAATAGAAAATGAGTTGCTTATCATTTCGCCACGACGTCCATTTAGAGTGTTTATATTGATATTTTATCAAGGAAATATGCTGAAAACTTGTGCTTATAACAGTTAGGCCTTTAGTGTTTGTACTTCAGTTGGATGAGCCATTACCTGCAAAATATATTTCATGAAGTCCGTAGCAGATATGTCGTTTCGGAGAACATTCCCACATTGCCAGAGGTTTTAACATTTGTTGTTGGAAACACAAGCACCATTTTTTTATTGCATTGCGCTAGATATGGCTGTATGCTAGAGATTGTCGCTTTGGGCATGACTTATGATATTTTTGCAGCATGCTACATGCTTCACTGAATGTACTGTAATAATAACTCACCAATTTATGGTTATGGGTGCGCATTTTTATTGTTGCCTGGCTGGAAATATGTCCTTTATACTTGGTCGTATGGTTCATCAGTAATGTTGTTCAGTCGTCCCAGTAAGCCATTGCTTGGCAGCTAATTCTGATTTCATGAATTCTATTTTCAGAGGAATGCAAACACTGATCGAGGTTCTTGGGAGGACAGCAATGCAAGACGGCAGCATGACCACGATCCACCAAAGAGCCACAAAAATTTCCCTGACAGGAATAAAGAAGAGACGAGATCAGGGGATAGGGATGGTCAATCCTCAAGATCAGAGTTGCACAGGGACCGAGATTCTAGGTCGAGACACGGCGATAGAGACACAAAAGATAGTGACAGGAACAGGCACGAGAAATCCCCCGAGAGATCAAGAGGTGACAGGCAGAGAGGCGATGACAGGGGAAGAGAAGATAGATCAGACACAAAAGATAGGGACAGGAACAGGCATGAGAAATCCCCTGAGAGATCAAGAGGCGACAGGCAGAGAGGCGATGACAGGGGAAGAGAAGATAGATCAGAGAGCAGACGGTCTAGGCACGACAGAGACTCTGGTGGCCGTCACGAAAGAAGGGGTGACGAAGAGGAAGAACGGTACCGGAAATCACGGAGATAAAACTCAGGGCATGCACTGCCGTTGCTGTTCTAGTCTGGGTTGATGTTTGTACTTGTACAAGGTGAACAATTTTGTTAGTCCTTAGTCTGTGCTAGATATTCAGGGTGACATCTGCTTGTTCTTTTCCTTACAAAGTTTTTGAACATACTAACCCATGGGTTATTTTGCAGGCTATATTAACTCAATCCATGATTGGTTCACACAGTAATGTTCTTTATATTGTCATAGTAACAACTATCTGGCGAATTTTGTAACACTTGTGGTAAATTTTACCTGTAAAATTACCAGAAAACTGACACCATCAGAGCAAAGATATCATGCTTGAACAATTCTGTTAAACAAAATATCACGAAACATAAATATAATGGAATGGCAGAAAAGCAAGTGTCCAGTCTGCTGTACATTTTATTGACTGAACTTATTACACTAGCTACTACTGTTTATTCGGAGCAGCAAAGAACCCACAGCAAACACGCACGCTCTGAAGGTCTCTGCCACAGGCTTCAAAAGCGGAGAAATGAAAGCAAACATGCCCTACATGCCGGAGAAATCCAGGAACGTCGACTCGGCAAGATCGATGGCACGAGCGAGGCCGGCTGCCTTGTTCTGGCACTCCTGCTGCTCGTCGTCCGGCTTGCTGTCGGCGACGATCCCGGCGCCGGTCTGAAGGTGCGCCACCCACTCCTGGCGTGCGTTGCTGCTGTCGGCGGCATATGAGTACATGGTGTCGAACCGGGACGCCGTCGGGAAGACGATGGTGCGCAGCGCGAGGGCGATGTCCATGTCGCCATGGAAGGAGATCTGACCGAAGCCGCCGCTGTATGGACCGCGCATCGTCACTTCCATCTCGTCAATCAGCTCCATCGCTCTCACCTGGTGAGTTTCAGAAGGAAGCATGTGGGGGCTTGCTCAGTGAATTCAGGGTTGAATCATGGACGAATTGAATTTCAACAACAGCTTTCTAGAATTCGAAGAAATATGATTGATTTGACACTTATCTATACTGCATCGCCGTTGTTTTTTCCAAAACAGTTTTTCAGTTTCAATGCATCTAGATGATGATGTGATAGCAGCAAGCATGCACTTACCTTGGGAGCACCACTGACGGTTCCAACAGGCAATGCAGCTCGCAGGGCATCCCAACATGTAAGATCATCACACAGCTCCCCAGTAACCTACAGAAGTAGACCCACACATTATGAGAATAACACAatttcatcaaaaacaaatggatatcgttagATCTATTTGCTTCAAGAAAATGGAGAAGATATACAATGTTGATTGTGTATATTATGATATTGCATCAAATGACTTTGAAGTTGTTTGTCTGAAGAATTAGACTGACTTACCGTCGAGCTAATATGCATGACATGAGAATATCGCTCAATATTCATCAATTTCTCCACCTTTACTGTTCCTGGTTTGGACACCTGGAAAAAATGGCGAAGTTGAACACAACTCAAACTAGATGAAGTCAAAAGTGTACCAAAACAGCCAACAGGTTTTGATCAAACAAGATTGCTTGCTTGAAATTAGGATAAAATTCCACTGGATCTAACTAAGTATAGATTTTATTATCACTAATGCGCCACTAACAAAATGGAAATGGATGTCAATAGTTGCCAGCCGGAATAAATGGTGGCCAGGAGGAACTTGATGGCACATGGGTACCTTACCAATCTTTATTTGGCAAATTGTGAAATGTATTAGAGATTGAATTGAAGGGAAACTATAAAATAAATGGGTGAAAGACAAACCTTTCCAACATCATTCCGACCTAGATCTACTAACATAATGTGCTCGGCACGCTGTTTTTCGTCACTCAACAGGAGCTGTTCTAAAACCTTGTCTTCAGCTTTTGTTTTTCCTCTACGGATTGTTCCAGCAAGAGGCCGATTGACAACTGTCCTCTGAGAAAAGGAAAAATAACAGGTCATGTTGTTCATTTGGCACCTACAACTTTTCTAGAAGATTGTGGTCATGCAAATATCAAAGAGTTCCTGCAATATCTTTCTTGAATTATTAGCACACGACAACAGAATGATAACTATAAAATTGTCTCCATCTTGTAAAGCAAATAGATAACACATTCGATACGAAAGGTTAACTTCCACTACATATTGCAGTTACAAACAAGGTTTGGAAGCAAGCCCATAACAAAAGATGCAAAAGATAAAACTCCCTATTTTGGCTTACCTTTGCGACCCGAGTAAGAATCTCAGGACTTGATGCTACAAGAATACAACCTCGTGCCTGCAATAATGTTACAGGAGATTAACCTTACTGATTATTATGTGTCACGATCATGACTTTTCCCGCATAGAATACTGCCAATATTCACATTACCTGTAGATAGGCCATATAAGGACTAGGGTTGACAATACGCAACGCGCGATACACCTCAAAAGGGTCGGCGAATGTACGTCTCTCAAAACGTTGGCTTAGTACTACTTGAAAAATATCACCTGCTAGAATGTGCTCTTTTGCTTGCACAACAGACTTCTTATAGTCCTCGCTAGACATTGTTGATTTTTGTAGCGCTGAGCCGAATTGCCCAACGTTAAGCTTAATAGATCCAGCAGAAAGGGTTGGGCTACATCA
It encodes:
- the LOC119303908 gene encoding zinc finger CCCH domain-containing protein 25-like codes for the protein MNPLTQVKRTQVINQKEAALGLSEDASWHAKFRGSAYVFVGGVPFDLTEGDLLAVFAQYGEVVDVNLVRDKATGKSKGFAFVAYEDQRSTVLAVDNLNGAKVLGRIIRVDHVEKYKKKEEEDEEELQKKREERGVCYAFQKGECNRGDACKYSHDEQRNANTGWGSKEDDPKWEHDRHRGPQNKGESRGICYAFQKGECSRGDSCRFSHDEQVAVQGRGVCYAFQKGECSRRASCRFSHDEQRNANTDRGSWEDSNARRQHDHDPPKSHKNFPDRNKEETRSGDRDGQSSRSELHRDRDSRSRHGDRDTKDSDRNRHEKSPERSRGDRQRGDDRGREDRSDTKDRDRNRHEKSPERSRGDRQRGDDRGREDRSESRRSRHDRDSGGRHERRGDEEEERYRKSRR
- the LOC119303907 gene encoding anthranilate synthase alpha subunit 1, chloroplastic-like, which produces MAAAGLALSVRPAQPSTRVPRRTLAPSLPHGRLAFARRASAPPPLLPPRARPGVACRAATAFQKLDAVAVREEEEAFREAAAAGHTLLPLQRCIFSDHLTPVLAYRCLVREDDREAPSFLFESVEQASEGTNVGRYSVVGAQPAMEIVAKANQVTVMDHEMRTKEEQYAADPMTVPRDIMEQWNPQITLDGLPDAFCGGWVGFFSYDTVRYVETKKLPFSKAPEDDRNLPDIHLGLYNDVVVFDHVEKKTHVIHWVRLDCYHSIDEAYEDGKNRLEALLSRLHSSNVPTLSAGSIKLNVGQFGSALQKSTMSSEDYKKSVVQAKEHILAGDIFQVVLSQRFERRTFADPFEVYRALRIVNPSPYMAYLQARGCILVASSPEILTRVAKRTVVNRPLAGTIRRGKTKAEDKVLEQLLLSDEKQRAEHIMLVDLGRNDVGKVSKPGTVKVEKLMNIERYSHVMHISSTVTGELCDDLTCWDALRAALPVGTVSGAPKVRAMELIDEMEVTMRGPYSGGFGQISFHGDMDIALALRTIVFPTASRFDTMYSYAADSSNARQEWVAHLQTGAGIVADSKPDDEQQECQNKAAGLARAIDLAESTFLDFSGM